The proteins below come from a single Oncorhynchus keta strain PuntledgeMale-10-30-2019 chromosome 1, Oket_V2, whole genome shotgun sequence genomic window:
- the LOC118374205 gene encoding angiomotin-like 2a, with protein MRTAEESSGTVLHRLIQEQLRYGNPTDTRTLLAIQQQALRGGSNSSGGGGTGSPRSSLESLTQEESQFIHMSTRQDPQGQEYQGDYKHCERDSVCHLYQLHRHGEELPTYEEAKAHSQYLASVGAQRGQGLEVMDHQGGGQWDLKREHARSLSERLMQLSLERNGGSCGSRDSLPLSSTQSYPQLSNGHCGPVDHQGPESLQYPDQRGPPPDYYPFLVRPPGYMLSHSQETHGHYHQEPPPPFHSQHRYEPAHAQMIRHSVQSGPEVYMSHANPSTHNNSAQMDLLRENERLRKELEGYSEKAARLQKLEGEIQRISEAYETLMKGSAKRETLEKTMRNKLESEIKRLHDFNRDLRDRLDTATKQRVTKDVESANQRQQLLEQHEEQQREVQRLRGSGEEWLRRREVLELALGSAQTRNLALEEELRRKKAYVEKVERLQSALGQLQAACEKREALELRLRTRLEQELKSIRSAQSHSTASGPGSLPSDLSSMVSVQQQQLAEREERILALEADITHWEQKYLEESTMRQFAMDAAATAAAQRDSSVIKHSPRHSPDNSFNDHLPFSHRHREMENRIRALHSQLLEKDAVIRVLQQRTGPEQQALLRPARSVPSISTTANASTSTSFNGPVERPTWGKGKSLSDDQTAAAVSPLSRSPHQHPRTPLALPLPYSEPQRRDHSSQCDSDVPAQKADLTVDPPSSSDTAAGVVEILI; from the exons ATGAGAACTGCTGAGGAGTCTTCTGGTACGGTCCTGCACCGTCTAATCCAGGAGCAGCTCCGTTACGGGAACCCCACGGACACCCGTACCCTCCTGGCCATCCAGCAGCAGGCCCTGCGTGGAGGCAGCAACAGCAGCGGAGGAGGCGGTACCGGATCACCCCGCTCCTCTCTGGAGAGCCTGACCCAGGAAGAGTCCCAGTTCATCCACATGTCCACCAGACAGGACCCCCAGGGTCAGGAGTACCAGGGGGACTACAAACACTGTGAGAGGGACTCCGTGTGTcacctctaccagctccacagACACGGAGAGGAGCTGCCCACCTATGAGGAGGCCAAGGCTCACTCTCAGTATCTGGCCTCGGTAGGAGCCCAGCGCGGTCAGGGGCTTGAGGTGATGGATCACCAGGGAGGGGGCCAGTGGGATTTGAAACGGGAGCACGCCCGCTCCCTCAGTGAACGGCTCATGCAGCTCTCCCTGGAGAGGAACGGTGGATCGTGTGGATCCAGAGACAGTCTGCCCCTCAGCTCAACACAGAGTTACCCACAGCTTTCCAATGGCCACTGTGGGCCTGTTGACCACCAGGGACCAGAGTCTCTCCAGTACCCCGATCAGAGGGGACCTCCCCCGGATTACTACCCCTTCCTGGTCAGGCCTCCTGGATACATGCTCAGCCACTCACAGGAGACACACGGACACTACCACCAGGAACCCCCTCCCCCATTCCACTCCCAGCACAG GTATGAACCTGCCCATGCCCAGATGATTCGCCACAGTGTCCAGTCTGGTCCAGAGGTCTACATGAGCCACGCCAACCCCAGTACCCACAACAACAGTGCCCAGATGGACCTGTTGAGGGAAAATGAGAGACTAAGGAAAGAGCTGGAGGGGTACAGCGAGAAGGCTGCCAGACTTCAGAAG CTGGAAGGAGAAATCCAGAGGATATCTGAGGCCTACGAGACCCTGATGAAGGGCTCAGCCAAGAGAGAGACCCTGGAGAAAACCATGAGGAACAAACTGGAGTCAGAGATCAAGAGACTGCACGACTTCAACAGAGACCTCAGAG ATCGTCTGGATACTGCTACAAAACAGCGAGTAACCAAAGATGTTGAATCTGCCAACCAGAGGCAGCAGCTCCTCGAACAAC atgaGGAACAGCAGCGGGAGGTGCAGCGTCTGCGTGGCTCCGGGGAGGAGTGGCTTCGGCGCCGGGAGGTTCTGGAGCTGGCCCTGGGGTCGGCACAGACCCGTAACCTGGCCCTGGAGGAGGAGCTTAGAAGGAAGAAGGCGTACGTAGAGAAGGTAGAGCGGCTGCAGAGTGCCCTGGGCCAGCTACAGGCAGCCTGTGAGAAGAGAGAGGCCCTGGAACTGAGGCTGAGGACCAGGCTGGAGCAGGAGCTGAAGAGCATCCGATCAGCACAG TCCCACAGCACGGCTAGTGGTCCTGGCTCCCTGCCCTCTGATCTGAGCTCCATGGTGTCTGTACAGCAGCAGCAGCtggctgagagagaagagaggatccTGGCTCTGGAGGCTGACATCACACACTGGGAACAGAAGTACCTGGAGGAGAGCACCATGAGGCAGTTCGCTATGGACGCAGCCGCCACCGCTGCAGCTCAGAGAGACAGCAGCGTCATCAAACACTCGCCTCGTCACTCACCCGACAACAGCTTCAACGACCACCTGCCATTCAGCCACAGACATCGGGAGATGGAGAACAG AATCCGAGCGCTGCACTCCCAGCTCCTGGAGAAGGATGCCGTGATCAGGGTGTTACAGCAGCGGACTGGACCAGAGCAGCAGGCCCTCCTCCGCCCTGCCAGGTCCGTCCCCTCCATCAGCACCACTGCCAACGCCTCCACATCCACCTCCTTCAATGGCCCGGTGGAGCGACCCACCTGGGGAAAAG GAAAGAGCCTCTCTGATGACCAGACGGCTGCTGCAGTGTCTCCTCTGTCCCGATCCCCCCACCAACACCCCCGCACCCCCCTGGCCCTGCCTCTCCCGTACTCCGAGCCCCAGAGAAGAGACCACAGCAGCCAGTGTGATAGTGATGTCCCAGCCCAAAAGGCTGACCTCACAGTGGATCCCCCCAGCAGTTCAGACACTGCAGCAGGCGTAGTAGAAATCCTTATTTAA